taaatttcaataaaagaAGCATTTAGTCTATCAATGTCTCTGCGACATTCCATCTGCCTTTTAAGAATTCTCATCCTTTGGCTAAGCATCCGTTGTCCCCTGTTATCTAACCTAGACTCCTGGTCATAAAAAACAAAGAGAAtccaaaaattttcaaaatatattcctttacaataaaataaaagggcAATAATTAATTTCCATTTCATTAAGAATCGCCTGATCACATAGATCATTTTTTAACTGGTTAAAAACTAAACAAATTTCACAAGGAAACTCCTAGGAGGTTCACTTGAATATAGTTCATAGACACAAAAGTTTGGAACTTCAAAAGTGTGAAACAAGCAAATAGAAGGGAACAGAATTGACCTTCTCACGAGAATGCCGATTTTGCTTCCTGTCATTCTTACCATCAGATTCACCCTCAAGTAATAAAGAATCGACGAGTTCTTCACCAACATCATCCAATTCGTGACCTTCATCCTTCCCATCTTCAATCATTCCAGCCTCCATGTTTAACAAAGGCTCTTCAACGTCGGATGCTGAAACAGAATGGAGATTGCTCCCTGCAGGTGGCCCTGGGTGATCAAGCTGTCCAGTGAGTCCCAAATCTCGTGAACTATTACCATCCTTTAGACTCTTACCTTCACTACTCATAAACGCATTCGTATTACTCAATTCACCGTGATTCCCCTTGTTCAAAGTGTGGTCTCTCTCTCTCCTATGCCCATAATTCCAATTCCCTCCCCCTCCTCCTCCACCCCTTGGTTTACTTGAAAACCCTGGAGGTGGCTTTCGAGTTTCCTGCGACCTGTAACCCCCTCCATGGAGCTGCTTTCCCCAAACGCCGCCTGCTCTCTGGTCCTGTTCAcgcaaatcaattttttttggaTTCGAGCTAAATTGTGGATCGAATTTTGGATTCCTTTCCAATCCGTTCAAGTTTCTGATCTCCAATCCTACTTCCAGCTCCTTTGCTGCACTGAGCTTTGAATTTACATCTAATAAACCCTCAGCGGGTTGGATATCACTGCGAAACGAGCCAAACTGTAGCTTTTGCTCCAGTTGCTGCTTGTGATGTACAAGATTATGAATTGTATTATTAACTCTGACGTCGGCAGTTAAAAACCCTAATCTCTGAACATCATCACCCAGGACTCCTTGTTGATTTGCTTGCAATTGGATTCCCTGAGAAGGCCAAGGGTTTTGGGGGAACCCGAGGAAACCAGGCAGTACAGGAGGAGGAGCAGAAAGATTGTGCGGCCAAGGAGGAGTAAGAATATCACGGCCGTTTGATTGCCAGAGAGGCGGCGCGAAAGGGATACTAGGGCCCACTGCTGCAACAGCAGGATCGAGAGCGAGAGGTTGAGGTTgttgttgctgctgctgctgctgctgctgctgctgcagcTGTAAATATTGTTGTGCAGGTGGCGGCGGAGTAATTGAGATGGGAATGGGGCGTTGAGGCTGTGATGGTGGTGTTGGTGATGGCGTTTGGAGCTGTTGATTAGGCCTTTGAAGCAATGAGAGCAGAAATTCTCCGCCATTCGCCACCGGCTGCATCGATGGGGCGTCACCTCCACCACCGGTCATAATAGTGGGTTTGGGTGAGGTTTTAGATTGAATCGAAGGGAAACAGAGAAGACGCGGTGAGAGTTTAACAGCGAATTGAGTTTATTATTTGTCCACTCTCCAAAGACTATTGGTTTGGATTTGGAGTATCGAATTCAGACCAAAATTTCTCTCATTTCTAGTCATCATGTAGGATTTGAAAATCCGAATGGTACGATGTTATTTTGACGGCATCAGAGGGGTGCGTAGTGTGATGGAGTATTGTACATGACTACAGGGTAATGACTTGCAGGAGTCCTAGGTAATTTCCTGTAATGTAACTTAAAGCCTAAGTAGAGCGCTAAGAATTCCCAAGTTTTTGTTTGGGCTGCAATATAATATTCCATTTCATGGCAGCTAGTGGACAGCAAATTTATTGTAATAAGTCCACTTATTCGTAtaacttataaaaatatcaattagAAGGTAGTAAATTTTAGAGTTTAAGTTTAGCGAATACATTTATAAAACCATTAATTTATctgaaaacataataaaaactattacactaaaaaaaatcatgataatttgttttttttttttttttgaaatggaatgtTAAATTGTTATATTCATTTGTTAGAGTTATTTACATCTATTTGTTATAACATATatgtcaattaaattaatttaactccaaataattaaaattaaattatagtgcAAACAACCGTCATTGACCTTCCGCTACTACTCCGGGCAAGAGGGAGCGAGGCCATTCAACCCCTGAACCCAACCGTAGGTTCAGGCTTGTGCACAGAGCTCCTCCACTGCGATCCAAATCTGACATCGTGTGGGAACTTAATCTCAGCCTTCAAGTCCTTTCATTGGAACCATTAAAGAAACATAGTCGAATTATTGAACTCAAAAggcaaaatttcattttatggTCTGAGTTTTCGATACTTGAACCCAAATTGAAACTTCACAAGGGTATAGGCTGAATCTATTATAAGAGAAAAAGGACTGCAAATGATCgggtaaaaagaaaaattaacatgaTAAGTTTGCTTCAATTTACTTTCAGAAATACGTTATTTCTAAACATCAATTACACATTGGATGTTTAGTCTGaaatggcttttttttttttttctcaaaaacaaTAACTGGGAGTGATCTATACTGTTTATGGTAAAATTATCCAAAGAGAACCATAGCTGCATGTTCTGCAATTATATACTTTCCGTAACAAAATGTAGCATGGATTGGCTAGTTGGCTAAAACtagataattaaaattgattagcTATTAATAAAGTCTTTAACCAAATTGTCAAGGGCAACAGCCCGTCGAGGATCCACAAGCTCTATCCTATGGAAACCAATCTCGTCGAACTGAGCTTCAACCTGTATGCCATGTCTCAGCAACATCTTTACAAATTCCTGTTGCCTGTCTATCAATGGATTCAAACCAAAACCGATCACTAAGCAACGCTGCAGCGCTCCAAGCTTCATCTGATGTGGCCCTTCCAACAACGGATTACAAAACCGATGGTCTCGATCCATCCCTTTGGGCAACGCTAGTTCCCACATTAAATCCATTGCCGGCAACGGCAATATATGATCTGTTGCGTGCTGTATCTCCGA
The sequence above is a segment of the Manihot esculenta cultivar AM560-2 chromosome 5, M.esculenta_v8, whole genome shotgun sequence genome. Coding sequences within it:
- the LOC110614752 gene encoding UTP:RNA uridylyltransferase 1, translating into MTGGGGDAPSMQPVANGGEFLLSLLQRPNQQLQTPSPTPPSQPQRPIPISITPPPPAQQYLQLQQQQQQQQQQQQPQPLALDPAVAAVGPSIPFAPPLWQSNGRDILTPPWPHNLSAPPPVLPGFLGFPQNPWPSQGIQLQANQQGVLGDDVQRLGFLTADVRVNNTIHNLVHHKQQLEQKLQFGSFRSDIQPAEGLLDVNSKLSAAKELEVGLEIRNLNGLERNPKFDPQFSSNPKKIDLREQDQRAGGVWGKQLHGGGYRSQETRKPPPGFSSKPRGGGGGGGNWNYGHRRERDHTLNKGNHGELSNTNAFMSSEGKSLKDGNSSRDLGLTGQLDHPGPPAGSNLHSVSASDVEEPLLNMEAGMIEDGKDEGHELDDVGEELVDSLLLEGESDGKNDRKQNRHSREKESRLDNRGQRMLSQRMRILKRQMECRRDIDRLNASFIEIYESLVLPQEEKAKQKQLLAVLEKLVNREWPQAKLYLYGSCANSFGVLKSDIDVCLAIEDANINKSEVLLKLADILQSDNLQNVQALPRARVPIVKLMDPVTGISCDICINNVLAVVNTKLLWDYAQIDVRLRQLAFIVKHWAKSRGVNETYQGTLSSYAYVLMCIHFLQQRRPAILPCLQEMEPTYSVTVDDIKCAYFDRVEKLQGFGSRNREPIAQLVWAFFNYWAYRHDYVNAVVSVRTGSIISKQEKDWTRRVGNDRHLICIEDPFETSHDLGRVVDKHTIKVLREEFERAADILQYDPNPCVTLFEPYVP